In Agrobacterium tumefaciens, a single genomic region encodes these proteins:
- a CDS encoding Do family serine endopeptidase — translation MSHSQNGHSSLKTASLKTALKATTVGGLAALMLSTGIAAPILHSFAAPVEVTAPQVPSFANVVDAVSPAVVSVRVQSNVQPASDDSSNFSFNFGGRGLDQLPDDHPLKRFFKEFGGPNQDRSDRGPNRHRDGKGPLRPVAQGSGFFISEDGYVVTNNHVVDDGSAYTVVMNDGTELEAKLVGRDPRTDLALLKVDVNRKFTYVKFADDTKIRVGDWVVAVGNPFGLGGTVTSGIISARGRDIGSGPYDDYLQIDAAVNRGNSGGPAFNLNGEVVGINTAIFSPSGGNVGIAFAIPSSVAKDVIADLQKDGKVERGWLGVQIQPVSKDIAESLGLAEAKGALVVSPQSGSPGDKAGIKQGDIITAVNGDPVKDARDLSRRIGGMAPNAKVEISLWRGGKSQSVTVTLGDLTSDEASKSAPTQNDDKGSQSSSEKVLSSLGLTVSPSDDGNGLAITDVDPDSDAAARGLKTGEKITSVNNQQVASAADIEKILEQAKKDGRSKALFQIQTDDGSRFIALDIDQG, via the coding sequence ATGTCTCATTCGCAAAACGGCCATTCCTCGCTGAAGACGGCCTCGCTGAAGACGGCCCTGAAGGCCACGACCGTTGGCGGCCTCGCGGCGCTGATGCTGTCGACGGGTATCGCCGCACCGATCCTCCACTCCTTTGCCGCCCCCGTCGAAGTGACCGCACCGCAGGTTCCGAGCTTCGCCAATGTGGTTGATGCCGTCTCGCCCGCCGTCGTTTCCGTTCGCGTGCAGTCGAACGTGCAGCCGGCTTCCGACGATTCCAGCAACTTCTCCTTCAATTTCGGCGGCCGCGGCCTCGACCAGCTGCCGGATGACCATCCGCTGAAGCGTTTCTTCAAGGAATTCGGCGGCCCCAACCAGGATCGCTCCGACCGTGGTCCGAACCGTCACCGTGACGGCAAGGGTCCGCTGCGCCCTGTTGCCCAGGGCTCCGGCTTCTTCATCTCCGAAGACGGTTATGTCGTCACCAACAACCACGTCGTTGACGACGGTTCCGCCTACACGGTCGTGATGAATGACGGCACCGAACTCGAAGCCAAGCTCGTCGGCCGCGACCCGCGCACCGATCTGGCGCTTCTGAAGGTCGATGTGAACCGCAAGTTCACCTATGTGAAATTCGCCGATGACACCAAGATCCGCGTAGGTGACTGGGTCGTCGCCGTCGGTAACCCCTTCGGCCTCGGCGGTACGGTCACCTCGGGCATCATTTCGGCCCGCGGCCGCGATATCGGCTCCGGCCCCTATGACGACTATCTGCAAATCGACGCTGCCGTGAACCGCGGTAACTCCGGTGGCCCCGCCTTCAACCTCAACGGTGAAGTGGTCGGCATCAACACAGCCATCTTCTCGCCCTCCGGCGGCAATGTCGGTATCGCTTTCGCCATCCCGTCCTCGGTTGCCAAGGATGTGATCGCCGACCTGCAGAAGGACGGCAAGGTGGAGCGCGGCTGGCTCGGCGTGCAGATTCAGCCCGTCAGCAAGGATATCGCCGAATCGCTCGGCCTTGCTGAAGCCAAGGGTGCTCTCGTTGTTTCGCCGCAGTCCGGCTCGCCGGGCGACAAGGCCGGCATCAAGCAGGGTGACATCATCACCGCCGTCAACGGCGATCCCGTCAAGGATGCCCGCGACCTCTCGCGCCGCATCGGCGGCATGGCCCCCAATGCCAAGGTCGAAATCTCACTGTGGCGCGGCGGCAAGTCGCAGTCCGTGACGGTGACGCTCGGCGATCTCACCAGCGATGAAGCCTCGAAGTCGGCACCAACCCAGAACGACGACAAGGGCAGCCAGTCTTCCAGCGAGAAGGTGTTGTCGAGCCTCGGCCTGACGGTATCCCCTTCCGATGACGGCAACGGCCTTGCCATCACCGATGTCGACCCCGACAGCGATGCCGCTGCCCGTGGCCTGAAGACGGGTGAGAAGATCACCTCGGTCAACAACCAGCAGGTGGCTTCCGCAGCCGATATCGAGAAGATCCTCGAGCAGGCCAAGAAGGACGGACGCTCCAAGGCGCTGTTCCAGATCCAGACGGATGACGGCAGCCGCTTCATCGCTCTGGATATCGACCAGGGCTGA
- a CDS encoding response regulator transcription factor, which translates to MENKVQEMSVASVSGCVEKGDGAIVPHMKILVIEDDLEAAAYMTKAFREAGIVADHASDGESGLFMGCENSYDVLVIDRMLPRRDGLSVISELRRRGIETPVLILSALGQVDDRVTGLRAGGDDYLPKPYAFSELLARIEVLGRRKGKPEQDMIYRVGDLELDRLSHDVRRGGKEILLQPREFRLLEYLMKNAGQVVTRTMLLENVWDYHFDPQTNVIDVHVSRLRSKIEKDFEKPLLKTIRGAGYMMKDEG; encoded by the coding sequence ATGGAAAACAAGGTTCAGGAAATGTCTGTCGCATCTGTTTCCGGTTGTGTCGAAAAGGGCGACGGCGCTATTGTCCCGCACATGAAGATTCTTGTCATTGAAGACGACCTCGAGGCTGCGGCCTATATGACCAAGGCGTTCCGCGAAGCCGGGATTGTCGCCGATCACGCCAGCGATGGCGAGAGCGGTTTGTTCATGGGCTGTGAGAATTCCTACGACGTGCTGGTGATCGACCGCATGCTGCCGCGCCGCGACGGGCTTTCCGTCATCAGCGAGCTGCGCCGCCGCGGCATCGAGACGCCGGTGCTGATCCTTTCCGCATTGGGTCAGGTGGATGACCGCGTGACGGGCCTGCGCGCCGGCGGCGATGATTACCTGCCGAAACCCTATGCCTTTTCCGAACTGCTTGCGCGCATCGAGGTGCTGGGCCGCCGCAAGGGCAAACCCGAGCAGGACATGATCTACCGCGTCGGCGATCTCGAACTCGACCGGCTGTCGCATGACGTTCGCCGTGGCGGCAAGGAAATCCTGCTGCAGCCGCGCGAATTCCGCTTGCTGGAATATCTGATGAAGAATGCCGGCCAGGTGGTGACCCGTACCATGCTTCTGGAAAACGTCTGGGATTATCACTTTGACCCGCAGACCAATGTCATCGACGTGCATGTTTCGCGCCTGCGCTCGAAGATCGAGAAGGACTTCGAGAAGCCGCTCTTGAAGACCATTCGCGGCGCTGGTTACATGATGAAGGACGAGGGCTGA